CTGTAGCAAGGTAACTTCTGGCCTGGGCCAGCTGGGAAAACTCATCAATGACTACACTCTGCACATCACTTGGAATTCGGTTCATAATGGAAATTTGTTGTGTAATTTTTTCCATGTCGTCATCATGAAAATGGTTCTTTAAAATATTTGCTGAAAGGTCAGAGCCCAATGCAATTAAGAGAATTGCTGCTTTTTGCAGACCGGTTATGTTCGGTGAAGCGCACATTGGTTAATCTACTCCTTCAGCCACAATTTCAGGATCTCTGCTATGTCCTCAGGCTTTTCTTTGGCCAGATTTCTTATTTTATCCCTGGGATCGTTTTCCTTGGGGATAATGGGTTCCGGTTCAGGCTGGTAGTCAACACTTTGCGGTGGGGTTGCCGGTGCTTCAGACCGGCGGCGCCTTTTCCGCCGCCGCATAATAACAAAAACCAATAATAGTAAAATCAGTATGCCTGCCGTTATTCCACCCAGGAGCACAGGGCTCATTTCGGGCAAGGCCTGGCTTGGCGCGGCCGGCGTTTCTGCCTGGAAAGTTTCCTGGATACTCGTGTCAAAGGGCATACTGGAAACTGTAATCTGATCCCCCCTGGTAGAATCGTAACCTACTGCAGAGGCAATTAAGTCTTGGATTTGATCTAGTTTCTGATTGTATGATTCTTGGTCGGTGATATCCCCCATAGCAGATTGGTCGATTACCAGGGCTACAGAAAGGCGCTGCACATCACCGGGACTTTTGATTACTGTTTGCTGATAAGTGTCAACTTGGTAATTGGTGATATCCTCATTACGGTTGTATGTGTCCTGGTTATTGTTATCCATGGCCGGAAAGGTGCCTAATTCAGCGTCCGTTCCTCCGGCACCTTGGGCAGCATTGGAGCCTGCACCTTCTTCCTCAACTTGCTGCCGGCTCACCACCTGTCCGGGTCCATAGGTAGTGCTGTTTGATTGTTTTTGGTCAAAGTTAAGGTCAGCTGTAACCATAGCTACTGCAGATCCTGGTCCTAAAACACGATACAACATTTGCTGGATACGATTCTCCAGTTGCTTTTCAAAATCCCTTTTTAATTTTTGCTGGGTTGTCGACTCTAACGAGACCGTGCCCTGTTCTTGCGCGGATAAATTGTCGTTTAATATGTTGCCTTGCATGTCAATAATATGAATATCCTGAGGCTGTAAACTTTCTACAGCACCGGTAACGATATCCACTATGCCCTGTACCTGGTCCGGCTTCAGGGTTGATCCGGTTTTTAATTGAAGGGCAATAGACGCTGAGGGATTTCCCTGATCCTTGGAAAATAAAGTTTTCTCGGGAATTACGAGGTGAACCCTTGCTTGTTCCACCTCGCTCAGCTGCACTATGGTACGCCTTAATTCTTCTTGCAGGGCTCTTTGGTAACCCACTTGTTGTTCAAAGTCTGTAATTCCAAATTTCTGTTGATCGAATAGTTCAAAGCCCTTACCATTGCCTACCAGCACACCGGAACTGGCCAGCTCAATACGTGTTTGGTAGACTTGGTCTTGCGGAACTTCAATGGTTTTGCCGCCGTTTGTTAGCTGGTAAGGGATATTCATTGCATTTAATTCTTCCACAATGGATCCTGCTTCAGCAGGATCTAACTGGCTAAACAGAGGAGCGTATGTGGGACGCAATAATATTTGTCCCAAAATGATAACAATAATTATGACTAGTGTGCCGGCGGCAATTAATGCTATTTTCCGTTTGCTACCTTGTGCTTGCCACCACTCCCGCAACCTGGCAAGCAGGTCATTGGGACTCATTTGACCACTCCTAGGCGCCTGGTGGGTAAGTTATACCTGCATGCGCATCATTTCCTTGTATGCTTCCAATAGCTTGTTTCTTATTTGAACAGTTAGCTGCATATTAAACTTGGCTTCTTCCAGTCCAATTACCACGCTATGTAAATTATCGCCCTTACCGGTTAAAAACTGTGTTATTGCATCATCGGCTTTTACTTGAGAGGCGTTTAAATCCTTTAAGGATTGGTTAAGTAAGTGGCCAAAAGAATCTTTTTCATCCGCAGGGCCGGAGGTTTGTCCTTCCTTAATAGGGATGGGCTGCGGGAGAATAGCATCTATTTTCAAATTTTATTCTCCTTTCTGAAATAACTGAATTTAGCCTCGTCCAAGTTGAAGAGCCGCTGTAGCTATGTCCTTTGCGGCCTTCAAGGTGGTGGCATTTGCTTCATACGCCCTGGTGGCAGCCATCATATTAGCCATCTCATTGGTTATGTTTATATTGGGGTAAGCTACATAGCCTGTTTCGTCGGCATGTGGGTGAGAAGGATTATAAACTAACCTGGGCTCGTTTTGATCCTCTACAATTTTAGTAATGGTTACCCCTTCCTGCTTACGGACCGTGCCGGGGGCATTATCTAAATTACGCTGCAAAACCTGGGCAAATATGGGAACTTGACGCTGATACGGCACTGTCTCAGGATCACCGGGGCGTCCCGAAGTATTCATGTTCGCGATGTTGTTTGAAATAGTGTCCAGCCACAGGCGATTTGTCGTCATACCGGACCCGCTGATATTAAAAGACTCAAACACGTGTGCTACCTCCCCTCGATAACATAGTTTTTGATGGATCCACGCATATTGAGCAATTGCGCCGCTGTACGATACTCCATGGTGCTCTTGGATAGATTCACCATTTCTTCTTCAAGGTCAACGTTATTGCCGGCTCCTCGCATCAATGTATTGTCCATGGTAACTATTTCGGGCTTAATGTTTTTTATATCTTCCACTGATGGGATGTGCCTGGGATGTGTGGTTAATAGGTTCCGTTTCT
The genomic region above belongs to Bacillota bacterium and contains:
- the fliF gene encoding flagellar M-ring protein FliF is translated as MSPNDLLARLREWWQAQGSKRKIALIAAGTLVIIIVIILGQILLRPTYAPLFSQLDPAEAGSIVEELNAMNIPYQLTNGGKTIEVPQDQVYQTRIELASSGVLVGNGKGFELFDQQKFGITDFEQQVGYQRALQEELRRTIVQLSEVEQARVHLVIPEKTLFSKDQGNPSASIALQLKTGSTLKPDQVQGIVDIVTGAVESLQPQDIHIIDMQGNILNDNLSAQEQGTVSLESTTQQKLKRDFEKQLENRIQQMLYRVLGPGSAVAMVTADLNFDQKQSNSTTYGPGQVVSRQQVEEEGAGSNAAQGAGGTDAELGTFPAMDNNNQDTYNRNEDITNYQVDTYQQTVIKSPGDVQRLSVALVIDQSAMGDITDQESYNQKLDQIQDLIASAVGYDSTRGDQITVSSMPFDTSIQETFQAETPAAPSQALPEMSPVLLGGITAGILILLLLVFVIMRRRKRRRRSEAPATPPQSVDYQPEPEPIIPKENDPRDKIRNLAKEKPEDIAEILKLWLKE
- the fliE gene encoding flagellar hook-basal body complex protein FliE, which encodes MKIDAILPQPIPIKEGQTSGPADEKDSFGHLLNQSLKDLNASQVKADDAITQFLTGKGDNLHSVVIGLEEAKFNMQLTVQIRNKLLEAYKEMMRMQV
- the flgC gene encoding flagellar basal body rod protein FlgC; its protein translation is MTTNRLWLDTISNNIANMNTSGRPGDPETVPYQRQVPIFAQVLQRNLDNAPGTVRKQEGVTITKIVEDQNEPRLVYNPSHPHADETGYVAYPNINITNEMANMMAATRAYEANATTLKAAKDIATAALQLGRG
- the flgB gene encoding flagellar basal body rod protein FlgB produces the protein MFSGQDLIKQALIKQLDASSMRQKVISNNIANINTPNFKKSKVNFANELEKALSPQKRNLLTTHPRHIPSVEDIKNIKPEIVTMDNTLMRGAGNNVDLEEEMVNLSKSTMEYRTAAQLLNMRGSIKNYVIEGR